A single Sphingopyxis chilensis DNA region contains:
- a CDS encoding PA0069 family radical SAM protein, which produces MGRGAPTNLRPTRTGSAARVLDGDWLDAAEDIDGEAPRLRTTVTVEHPKTIISRNKSPDISFDRSINPYRGCEHGCIYCFARPTHAFHDLSPGLDFESRLFAKPEAAKLLRAELAKRGYEAAPLAIGTNTDGYQPIEREWGVTRSVIEVLAETRHPLIITTKSDRVLRDIDLLADMARDNLVGVAVSVTTLDPGIARTLEPRAPHPKRRLAAIRKLIDAGVPTQVNISPIIPAITDHEIEAIMQAAAEAGAIRASYILMRLPFEVAPLFRAWLAAHYPDRADKVMHMVQDIRGGRDNDPDFFTRMRGHGVWAQLIRTRVKRAAREHGMDRSFPAIRSDLFRPPERDGQMELF; this is translated from the coding sequence ATGGGCCGCGGCGCGCCGACCAATTTGCGCCCGACGCGCACGGGGTCGGCCGCGCGAGTCCTCGACGGCGACTGGCTCGATGCGGCGGAGGACATCGACGGCGAAGCGCCCCGATTGCGCACGACGGTCACGGTCGAGCATCCCAAGACGATCATATCGCGCAACAAGTCGCCCGACATCAGCTTCGACCGCTCTATCAACCCCTATCGCGGCTGCGAACATGGCTGCATCTATTGCTTTGCGCGCCCGACGCACGCCTTCCACGACCTTTCGCCGGGGCTCGATTTCGAAAGCAGGCTCTTCGCAAAGCCCGAGGCGGCAAAGCTCCTGCGCGCCGAACTCGCCAAGCGGGGCTACGAGGCGGCACCGCTCGCCATCGGCACCAACACCGACGGTTATCAGCCGATCGAACGTGAATGGGGCGTCACCCGTTCAGTCATCGAAGTGCTCGCCGAAACGCGGCATCCGCTGATCATCACCACCAAATCGGATCGCGTGCTCCGCGACATCGACCTGCTCGCCGACATGGCGCGCGACAATCTGGTGGGCGTCGCGGTATCGGTGACGACGCTCGATCCCGGGATTGCGCGCACGCTCGAACCGCGCGCGCCGCATCCGAAACGCCGCCTCGCCGCGATCCGCAAGCTGATCGACGCGGGCGTGCCGACGCAGGTCAATATATCGCCGATCATCCCTGCGATCACCGATCACGAGATCGAGGCGATCATGCAGGCCGCTGCCGAAGCGGGCGCGATCCGCGCCTCCTATATCCTGATGCGCCTGCCCTTCGAGGTCGCGCCGCTCTTTCGCGCTTGGCTTGCCGCCCATTATCCCGACCGCGCCGACAAGGTCATGCACATGGTGCAGGACATTCGCGGCGGGCGCGACAACGATCCCGATTTCTTCACGCGCATGCGCGGCCACGGCGTCTGGGCGCAGCTCATCCGAACCCGCGTCAAACGCGCCGCGCGCGAACATGGCATGGACCGGAGCTTCCCGGCCATCCGCAGCGACCTGTTCCGCCCTCCCGAGCGGGATGGGCAGATGGAACTATTCTAG
- the moaB gene encoding molybdenum cofactor biosynthesis protein B, with translation MPIDDSLAFKPVRIALLTISDSRSAADDRSGDKLEELLTGAGHILAARALIKDETDLIVSRLHNWIDDPAVDVVITTGGTGLTGRDVTPEALHRLDGKEIPGFGELFRWLSYQTIGTSTIQSRACAVVARGTYIFALPGSTGAITDAWEGILSTQLDSRHKPCNFVELMPRLTE, from the coding sequence ATGCCGATTGACGACAGCCTGGCGTTCAAGCCCGTCCGCATCGCGCTCCTGACGATTTCGGACAGCCGCAGCGCAGCGGACGACCGTTCGGGCGACAAGCTTGAGGAATTGCTGACCGGCGCGGGCCATATCCTCGCCGCGCGCGCGCTGATCAAGGATGAAACCGACCTGATCGTCTCGCGCCTCCACAACTGGATCGACGATCCGGCGGTCGACGTCGTGATCACCACGGGCGGTACCGGGCTCACGGGCCGCGACGTGACGCCAGAGGCGCTGCACCGGCTCGACGGCAAAGAAATCCCCGGCTTCGGCGAATTGTTCCGCTGGCTCAGCTACCAGACGATCGGCACCTCGACGATCCAGTCGCGCGCCTGCGCCGTCGTGGCACGCGGCACCTATATCTTCGCGCTGCCCGGCTCGACCGGCGCGATCACCGACGCGTGGGAAGGCATCTTGTCGACCCAACTCGACAGCCGTCACAAGCCCTGCAATTTCGTCGAACTGATGCCGCGACTGACCGAATAA
- a CDS encoding lytic transglycosylase domain-containing protein, translating into MTKILLSRAVLALSLTAAPAFAADAGGRDFVSAPQTVPEILSSKQKQLYTQVLGAIRGERWADAKALLDSAEQDAKGGPLTDFLRAELLTAANSPRAEVADIMPILSRSPYLPQAAQLGRLATRRGATDLPTLPFEARLAWAGSAPRRLGADSVSDPAAARLAATIPDRIKNDDPAGAETLLNAVIDQLSPAARAEWTQKVAWSYYIENDDQNALRLSLACTSAGGAWATQGAWVQGLASWRLRDYRTALAAFDRVAKEAPDSEQRAAAYYWASRAAVAAGQPALVQPRLRAAAANEETFYGLLATESLGVEAARQRENVRPDRSAWRALEEQPNVRIAMALAEIGEEVYAGQALRHQAQIGNPDQHAQLIAMAGALSLPETQLYLAHNTPHGRKPAALARYPQPKWEPNGGWKVDPALVFAHTLQESRFQRAVVSSAGATGLMQVRPGTARDIVRWEGAVAALGDLKTPAVNMDLGQRYLQYLSREPATGGQLPKVIAAYNAGPAPVARWQSEIRDNGDPLLYMESIPYWETRGYVGIVLRNYWMYEAQQGKPSVSRAALAQGKWPRFPDGKDRTRLSYAGDFANAD; encoded by the coding sequence ATGACCAAGATCCTTCTTTCCCGCGCCGTTCTGGCGCTTTCGCTCACCGCGGCGCCTGCATTCGCTGCCGATGCCGGGGGGCGCGATTTTGTATCGGCACCGCAGACGGTGCCCGAAATTCTTTCGTCGAAACAGAAACAGCTTTACACGCAGGTCCTTGGCGCGATCCGCGGCGAGCGCTGGGCCGACGCAAAGGCGCTGCTCGATAGCGCGGAACAGGATGCGAAGGGTGGCCCGCTTACCGATTTCCTGCGCGCCGAACTGTTGACCGCCGCGAACAGCCCGCGCGCCGAAGTCGCAGACATCATGCCGATTCTTTCGCGCTCGCCCTATTTGCCGCAAGCCGCACAGCTTGGCCGCCTCGCGACCAGGCGCGGCGCGACCGATTTGCCGACCCTTCCCTTCGAGGCGCGTCTCGCCTGGGCGGGCAGCGCGCCGCGCCGGCTCGGCGCGGACAGCGTCAGCGACCCGGCGGCGGCGCGTCTCGCGGCGACGATCCCCGACCGGATCAAGAATGACGATCCCGCGGGCGCCGAAACGCTGCTCAACGCCGTCATCGACCAGCTCAGCCCGGCGGCCCGCGCCGAATGGACGCAAAAGGTCGCCTGGTCCTATTATATCGAAAATGACGACCAGAATGCGCTGCGCCTGTCGCTCGCCTGCACCTCGGCCGGCGGCGCCTGGGCGACGCAGGGCGCGTGGGTGCAAGGCCTCGCATCGTGGCGGCTGCGCGATTACCGCACCGCGCTTGCCGCGTTCGACCGCGTCGCAAAGGAAGCGCCCGACAGCGAACAGCGCGCCGCCGCTTATTACTGGGCTTCGCGCGCCGCCGTTGCGGCGGGCCAGCCCGCATTGGTGCAGCCGCGCCTGCGCGCCGCCGCCGCCAATGAGGAAACCTTCTATGGCCTGCTCGCGACCGAATCGCTCGGCGTCGAAGCGGCGAGACAGCGCGAGAATGTCCGCCCCGATCGCAGCGCCTGGCGCGCGCTCGAGGAACAGCCCAACGTCCGCATCGCGATGGCGCTCGCAGAGATCGGGGAGGAGGTCTACGCGGGCCAGGCGCTGCGCCACCAGGCCCAGATCGGCAATCCCGACCAACACGCCCAGCTGATCGCCATGGCGGGGGCGCTCAGCCTGCCCGAAACGCAGCTCTATCTTGCCCACAACACCCCGCACGGCCGCAAGCCGGCTGCCTTGGCCCGCTATCCGCAGCCCAAATGGGAACCCAATGGCGGGTGGAAGGTCGATCCCGCGCTCGTGTTCGCCCACACGCTTCAGGAATCGCGTTTTCAGCGCGCCGTCGTCAGCAGCGCGGGCGCGACCGGGCTGATGCAGGTGCGCCCCGGCACCGCGCGCGACATCGTGCGCTGGGAAGGCGCGGTCGCCGCGCTCGGCGACCTCAAGACGCCCGCGGTGAACATGGATCTCGGCCAGCGCTACCTGCAATATCTGAGCCGCGAACCCGCGACGGGCGGCCAGTTGCCCAAGGTCATCGCCGCCTACAACGCCGGCCCCGCACCGGTCGCGCGCTGGCAGTCCGAGATCCGCGATAATGGCGATCCGCTGCTCTACATGGAATCGATCCCCTATTGGGAAACGCGCGGCTATGTCGGCATCGTGCTGCGCAATTACTGGATGTACGAGGCGCAGCAGGGCAAGCCTTCGGTCAGCCGCGCGGCGCTCGCCCAAGGGAAATGGCCGCGCTTCCCCGACGGCAAGGACCGCACGCGCCTTTCCTATGCCGGCGATTTCGCGAATGCCGATTGA
- a CDS encoding uracil-DNA glycosylase family protein, whose product MGGRNSALLAESYCDWWSLAGVDALVGEAPAGWLVVPPANDPAAAKPKRVADIEPEPLPLPAVLQRQEAPEAFEPKGPVVFPDDWEEFQGWLATSADVPGSQWDARRVLPVGDAGAPLMLLTAWPELDDQQGGTLFSGGAGKLLDAMLQAIGMARADCYVASLAVTRPAGGRCDDKDAAELDRLLWHHLRLARPERLLLIGSDIVRMAAATALPDARGKLLDINQSGATMETVAVAHPVMLLARPAQKAAAWDSLKLFNRGR is encoded by the coding sequence ATGGGCGGGCGAAACTCTGCGTTGCTGGCGGAAAGCTATTGTGACTGGTGGTCCTTGGCGGGCGTCGATGCGCTTGTCGGTGAGGCGCCGGCGGGATGGCTGGTCGTGCCGCCCGCAAATGACCCCGCGGCCGCCAAGCCAAAACGCGTCGCCGACATCGAGCCCGAACCGCTCCCGCTGCCCGCTGTGCTCCAGCGACAGGAAGCGCCCGAGGCGTTCGAGCCGAAAGGGCCGGTCGTGTTTCCCGACGACTGGGAAGAATTCCAAGGCTGGCTGGCGACCAGCGCCGATGTGCCTGGCAGCCAGTGGGATGCGCGCCGCGTGCTCCCGGTGGGCGACGCGGGCGCGCCGCTGATGCTGCTCACCGCCTGGCCCGAACTCGACGACCAGCAGGGCGGAACGCTCTTTTCCGGCGGCGCGGGCAAGCTGCTCGATGCGATGCTGCAGGCAATCGGCATGGCGAGGGCAGACTGCTATGTCGCGAGCCTTGCCGTCACCCGCCCTGCCGGCGGCCGCTGCGACGACAAGGACGCCGCCGAACTCGACCGCCTGCTTTGGCATCATTTGCGGCTGGCACGGCCCGAACGGTTGCTGCTGATCGGTAGCGACATCGTTCGCATGGCCGCCGCGACCGCACTTCCCGACGCGCGCGGAAAGTTACTCGATATTAACCAAAGCGGCGCCACGATGGAGACGGTGGCTGTGGCGCATCCCGTGATGCTGCTCGCCCGCCCCGCGCAGAAGGCGGCGGCGTGGGATAGCCTGAAACTGTTCAACCGGGGACGTTGA
- a CDS encoding electron transfer flavoprotein-ubiquinone oxidoreductase translates to MSERESMPYDVVIVGAGPAGLSAAIRLKQLANEAGSELSVCILEKGSEVGAHILSGAVIDPKSLDELLPDWRDQGCPLAEVPVNDNQHWILTKNKKFGLPELISPGFMHNKGTYTGSLGNLCRWLAEQAEALGVEIFPGFPAAEILYNEDGSVKGVATGDMGVARDGSHKADYAPGLELHAKYTFFAEGVRGHLTKMLKPQFALDADCEPQVYGLGVKELWDIDPANHAPGRVIHTQGWPLDQNANGGGFLYHQANGQVALGFVTWLNYRNPHISPFQEMQKWKTHPEIAKILKGGKRVSYGARAISDGGYQSVPKLAFPGGALIGDSAGFLNVPRIKGTHTSMKSGMMAAEAAFAAVAAGRSSDTLDAYQAAYDDSWVKQELSVVRNVLPLVEKYGDLAGTILSGITMWLETLKIKVPFTMKHHPDNESLYRADIMPKPDYPKPDGVLTFDRLSSVFISNTNHEEDQPVHLQLKDPSIPVAYNLPLYDEPAQRYCPAGVYEIVGKEEGDPKFVINAQNCVHCKTCDIKDPTQNINWVTPEGGGGPNYPNM, encoded by the coding sequence GTGAGCGAACGGGAATCGATGCCCTATGACGTGGTCATCGTCGGCGCGGGTCCGGCGGGGCTTTCGGCGGCGATCCGCCTCAAACAACTGGCGAACGAAGCCGGCAGCGAATTGTCGGTGTGCATCCTCGAAAAGGGGTCGGAAGTCGGCGCGCATATCCTGTCGGGCGCGGTGATCGACCCGAAGTCGCTCGACGAGCTGCTGCCGGATTGGCGCGACCAGGGCTGTCCGCTCGCCGAGGTGCCGGTGAACGACAACCAGCATTGGATTCTCACCAAGAACAAGAAGTTCGGCCTGCCCGAGCTCATCTCGCCGGGTTTCATGCACAACAAGGGCACCTATACGGGCAGCCTCGGCAATCTTTGCCGCTGGCTTGCCGAGCAGGCCGAAGCGCTGGGCGTCGAAATCTTTCCCGGCTTTCCTGCCGCCGAAATCCTCTACAACGAGGACGGATCGGTCAAAGGCGTTGCGACGGGCGACATGGGTGTCGCGCGCGACGGCAGCCACAAGGCCGATTATGCTCCCGGCCTCGAACTCCACGCCAAATATACCTTCTTCGCCGAGGGTGTGCGGGGCCATCTGACCAAGATGCTCAAGCCGCAATTCGCGCTCGACGCCGATTGCGAACCGCAGGTCTATGGTCTTGGCGTCAAGGAACTTTGGGATATCGATCCCGCGAACCATGCGCCGGGGCGCGTGATCCACACGCAGGGCTGGCCGCTTGATCAGAACGCCAACGGCGGCGGTTTCCTCTATCATCAGGCGAACGGGCAGGTCGCGCTGGGTTTCGTGACCTGGCTCAACTATCGCAACCCGCACATCTCCCCGTTCCAGGAGATGCAGAAGTGGAAGACGCACCCCGAGATCGCGAAGATATTGAAGGGCGGAAAGCGCGTTTCCTATGGCGCGCGCGCAATCAGCGATGGTGGGTATCAGTCGGTGCCGAAACTCGCCTTCCCGGGCGGCGCGCTGATCGGTGACAGCGCGGGTTTCCTCAATGTCCCGCGCATTAAAGGCACTCACACCTCGATGAAGTCGGGTATGATGGCCGCCGAGGCCGCGTTCGCGGCGGTGGCCGCAGGGCGGTCGAGCGACACGCTCGATGCCTATCAGGCCGCCTATGACGATAGCTGGGTCAAACAAGAACTGAGCGTCGTGCGCAACGTGCTGCCGCTCGTCGAGAAATATGGCGACCTTGCGGGGACGATCCTGTCGGGCATCACGATGTGGCTCGAAACGCTGAAGATCAAAGTCCCTTTCACGATGAAGCATCATCCGGACAACGAGAGTCTCTATCGCGCCGACATCATGCCGAAACCGGACTATCCCAAGCCCGACGGCGTGCTGACCTTCGACCGCCTGTCCTCGGTGTTCATCTCGAACACCAACCATGAGGAAGACCAGCCGGTCCACCTCCAGCTCAAGGATCCGTCGATCCCGGTCGCCTATAACTTGCCGCTTTATGACGAGCCCGCGCAGCGTTATTGTCCGGCGGGGGTTTACGAGATCGTCGGCAAAGAGGAAGGCGATCCGAAATTCGTGATCAACGCGCAGAATTGCGTCCATTGCAAGACGTGCGATATCAAGGACCCGACCCAGAATATCAACTGGGTCACCCCTGAAGGCGGCGGAGGCCCAAATTACCCGAACATGTAA
- a CDS encoding tetratricopeptide repeat protein produces MIAAAFAAAMPAQAADDSGMILNALVQARLAEEGGEPAAALSALSAVSSAAPDLPGIRGRMLEQAIEAGDLDSAHDAAQRLWAAGERRFDAQLVLMVDAMRRSDWKAARSYMAGRADKAGADTIARLILPTVNAWIDVGARENFPEQHLLAVNSRTRPEPALTLQVALVQIAAKRADSAAALTDGITLTDRTSQLVAMRVAATLDKAGESEAAERLRGRIALASGQREDPMLLLPDQPVSTPRAGTAQWLGILADGLARTPNGSTKLPLLFARAAYWLNDEDWAVRATLVEALDRNGQSEDAMALLDTGRQALPAVLTMRRAELMADAGELAGAAALAETAANANPARGLLVRFADIARRSGDPAAAASAYERLGAALGDDEGDRALRGTLLIARADLLLQAGRWDEAAALMEQAVALRPGDASILNFAGYSALERRKDMPQSLARIEAAWHREPQNASISDSLGWAYFLTGRTDDAVDLLERAQRGEPENPVIVEHLGDAYWKAGQKFRARYNWRAAALLAEAEMATRLEAKLRDGLTPATTAP; encoded by the coding sequence TTGATCGCTGCCGCCTTTGCGGCGGCGATGCCCGCGCAAGCCGCCGACGATAGCGGCATGATCCTCAACGCGCTCGTGCAGGCGCGATTGGCGGAAGAGGGCGGCGAACCGGCAGCCGCGCTGTCGGCGCTGTCCGCCGTATCGAGTGCGGCGCCGGACCTGCCGGGTATCCGCGGACGGATGCTCGAACAAGCGATCGAGGCGGGCGATCTCGACTCCGCGCACGATGCGGCGCAGCGCCTGTGGGCGGCGGGCGAGCGGCGTTTCGACGCGCAACTGGTGCTGATGGTCGATGCCATGCGCCGGTCTGACTGGAAGGCGGCGCGCTCCTATATGGCGGGCCGCGCCGACAAGGCGGGTGCCGACACCATCGCGCGGCTGATCCTGCCGACGGTGAATGCGTGGATCGACGTCGGCGCGCGCGAAAATTTCCCCGAACAGCATCTGCTGGCGGTCAACAGCCGGACGCGGCCAGAGCCCGCGCTGACGCTGCAGGTCGCACTTGTGCAGATCGCGGCGAAACGTGCGGATTCGGCCGCAGCCCTGACCGACGGTATCACGCTGACAGACCGGACGAGCCAACTTGTCGCCATGCGGGTCGCCGCGACGCTGGACAAGGCGGGCGAAAGCGAGGCGGCCGAGCGGCTGCGCGGGCGGATCGCCCTCGCGTCGGGGCAGCGCGAAGATCCGATGCTGCTGCTTCCCGACCAGCCGGTTTCGACGCCGCGGGCGGGCACGGCGCAATGGCTGGGCATTTTGGCCGACGGCCTTGCGCGGACTCCGAACGGCAGCACTAAGCTGCCCTTGTTGTTCGCGCGCGCGGCGTACTGGCTCAACGACGAAGATTGGGCGGTGCGGGCGACGCTCGTCGAGGCGCTCGACCGCAACGGCCAGTCCGAAGACGCGATGGCGCTGCTCGACACCGGCCGTCAGGCGTTGCCGGCCGTGTTGACGATGCGCCGCGCCGAACTGATGGCCGATGCCGGCGAGCTTGCGGGCGCGGCGGCGCTTGCCGAGACCGCCGCCAACGCCAATCCCGCGCGTGGGCTGCTTGTCCGCTTCGCCGATATCGCGCGGCGTTCGGGCGACCCTGCGGCGGCCGCGAGCGCCTATGAGCGGCTCGGGGCGGCGCTGGGCGACGACGAAGGCGATCGGGCGTTGCGCGGGACGTTGCTGATCGCGCGTGCGGACTTGCTGCTGCAGGCGGGGCGTTGGGACGAAGCGGCGGCGCTGATGGAGCAGGCCGTCGCGTTGCGGCCCGGCGACGCGTCGATACTGAATTTTGCCGGCTATTCCGCGCTCGAACGGCGGAAGGACATGCCGCAATCGCTCGCGCGGATCGAAGCCGCCTGGCATCGCGAGCCGCAGAATGCGAGCATCAGCGATTCGCTGGGCTGGGCCTATTTCCTGACGGGACGGACCGACGATGCGGTCGATCTGCTGGAGCGGGCGCAGCGAGGCGAGCCCGAGAATCCGGTGATCGTCGAGCATCTGGGCGATGCCTATTGGAAGGCGGGCCAGAAGTTCCGGGCGCGGTATAACTGGCGCGCCGCGGCGCTGCTGGCCGAGGCGGAGATGGCGACGCGGCTGGAGGCGAAGCTGCGCGACGGGCTGACCCCCGCCACGACGGCGCCGTGA
- a CDS encoding 4-(cytidine 5'-diphospho)-2-C-methyl-D-erythritol kinase → MTAFSETGWAKINLALHVRARRADGYHAIETLFAFVDGGDAIAAELAEADSLAIEGEFAAGLRADSDNLVMKAIALLRARYGADRVPPLAVTLTKALPVAAGIGGGSADAAAMARLIRAHFLPELGDATLARVVSPLGADIAACVASTTCLGVGVGEELSPVPELRLGGTPVLLVNPRQPVATGPVFAAWDGIDRGPLFTGADLRAQLLGARNDLQRPATAQCPAIADILLELGALRPWLARMSGSGATCFALFDATAERDAAAALLAEQRPDWWLMAGALR, encoded by the coding sequence GTGACGGCGTTTAGCGAGACCGGCTGGGCCAAGATCAACCTCGCGCTGCACGTCCGGGCGCGGCGGGCCGACGGCTATCATGCGATCGAGACGCTGTTCGCCTTTGTCGATGGGGGAGATGCTATCGCGGCGGAGCTTGCAGAAGCGGACAGCCTCGCCATCGAGGGAGAGTTCGCCGCAGGGTTGCGCGCCGACAGCGACAATCTGGTGATGAAAGCGATCGCACTGCTCCGCGCGCGCTACGGCGCCGACCGCGTGCCGCCGCTGGCGGTGACGCTCACCAAGGCGCTTCCGGTCGCCGCAGGGATCGGCGGCGGGTCGGCCGATGCGGCGGCGATGGCGCGGCTTATCCGGGCGCATTTCCTGCCCGAGCTGGGCGACGCGACGCTTGCGCGGGTCGTGAGCCCGCTCGGCGCGGATATCGCCGCCTGTGTCGCGAGCACGACCTGTCTTGGCGTCGGGGTCGGCGAGGAACTCAGTCCAGTGCCCGAACTGCGGCTCGGCGGTACGCCGGTGCTGCTCGTCAATCCGCGGCAGCCGGTCGCGACGGGGCCGGTGTTTGCCGCCTGGGACGGGATCGATCGCGGGCCCTTGTTCACCGGGGCCGACCTGCGCGCGCAATTGTTGGGCGCGCGCAACGACCTGCAGCGCCCGGCGACCGCACAGTGCCCCGCGATCGCCGACATATTGCTCGAACTCGGCGCACTCAGGCCGTGGCTGGCGCGCATGTCGGGGTCGGGCGCGACCTGTTTCGCGCTGTTCGACGCGACGGCCGAGCGCGATGCGGCGGCAGCCTTGCTGGCGGAGCAGCGTCCGGACTGGTGGCTGATGGCAGGAGCATTAAGGTGA
- a CDS encoding N-formylglutamate amidohydrolase gives MSEAWRQIGEARAGGVLLIADHASAHVPDDVDLGIDRALLSNHIAIDIGVAEVAALLVESGAVDAAILGGVSRLVVDCNREEDAPGVLPIASDGHAVPGNALDDAAREARLARFFRPYHDHIAATIAAHRPAMILSLHSFTPSLSAHPDQARPWHVGVLYNEDDRLAAAAIAALEAEGLNVGDQQPYSGKLLNATMNRHAEANVIPYVGIEMRQDLVGDEAGQALFAESLGRMCKKVALNIAT, from the coding sequence GTGAGCGAAGCATGGCGGCAGATCGGCGAGGCGCGGGCAGGGGGCGTGCTGCTGATCGCGGATCATGCGTCGGCCCATGTGCCCGACGACGTCGATCTGGGCATCGATCGCGCGTTGCTGTCGAACCATATCGCCATCGACATTGGCGTCGCCGAGGTCGCGGCGTTGCTCGTCGAAAGCGGCGCGGTCGACGCGGCGATCCTGGGCGGCGTGTCGCGCCTCGTCGTCGACTGTAACCGCGAGGAAGATGCTCCGGGGGTGCTGCCGATCGCGAGCGACGGCCATGCAGTGCCAGGCAATGCACTCGACGATGCAGCGCGCGAGGCGCGGCTGGCGCGCTTCTTCCGGCCTTATCACGACCATATCGCCGCGACGATCGCAGCGCATCGGCCGGCGATGATCCTCTCGCTGCACAGTTTTACCCCGTCGCTGTCTGCGCATCCCGACCAGGCGCGTCCGTGGCATGTCGGGGTGCTCTATAATGAGGACGATCGTCTTGCTGCGGCTGCCATTGCCGCGCTGGAGGCCGAAGGGCTGAATGTCGGTGACCAGCAGCCCTATTCGGGCAAATTGCTCAACGCGACGATGAACCGGCACGCCGAGGCAAATGTCATTCCCTACGTCGGGATCGAGATGCGGCAGGATTTGGTCGGCGATGAGGCAGGGCAGGCATTGTTTGCCGAAAGTCTCGGGCGCATGTGCAAGAAAGTGGCGTTGAACATCGCGACATAG